Proteins from a genomic interval of Capsicum annuum cultivar UCD-10X-F1 chromosome 4, UCD10Xv1.1, whole genome shotgun sequence:
- the LOC107866933 gene encoding protein LTV1 homolog, with translation MGKKKFIDKKKAATFQLFARDSSDPGFESGSTGADRVFVRVDNNTSYSVDAFHVDPNSIFADAPDDEQEYDYRVGYSGTENQTGLLPDDVRKEILELGFPDDGYNYLEHLREIKNTGGGSAYYENPKAKLNELPHDVKAYDASRVEVAKVNDDSYEKYVYNVAAKTVGVRVQKAVDPEVAALLDDSDLSRFGSDDEDFELEEDFVIKANVPDGAVNVELDKNLSLPEKLNVDKVGSSDTTGHVQRNEAKFATFEEKPRARRLLDEQFDLLELEEYCSETEDEYDEEMLEENEHHESLAEKLNHAFKECAIDNNGPDDGELLEPAADVISRCREYAEKYENENPEEETALFEESSSDSEVWDCETIVSTYSNLDNHPGKIVAPESRRKKLLPAISEASPIISLKGKEKLPVDYLPSKGKHSVQKEDKKKRGSEKEEKDDSKTEQLKRKQHGQESKEEKKERKAAVKEERREARRMKKETKELYKCEAQRAQKVAAFTLPSAIHLM, from the exons ATGGGGAAGAAAAAATTCATCGACAAGAAAAAAGCAGCTACGTTTCAATTATTCGCCCGTGATTCATCGGATCCGGGTTTCGAATCCGGGTCAACCGGCGCCGACAGAGTATTCGTTAGAGTCGACAACAATACCTCGTACTCCGTCGACGCTTTTCACGTCGACCCGAATTCGATATTCGCGGATGCTCCCGATGATGAACAGGAGTATGATTATCGGGTCGGGTATTCGGGTACTGAAAATCAAACCGGGTTGTTACCGGATGATGTAAGGAAGGAGATATTGGAGCTAGGTTTTCCTGATGATGGGTATAATTACTTGGAGCATTTGAGGGAGATTAAGAATACTGGTGGTGGTTCTGCTTATTATGAAAATCCTAAAGCTAAGCTTAATGAACTTCCTCATGATGTTAAG GCGTATGATGCTTCAAGAGTCGAGGTTGCGAAAGTAAACGATGATTCCTATGAGAAGTACGTATACAATGTGGCAGCCAAGACGGTAGGGGTAAGAGTTCAGAAGGCAGTGGATCCTGAAGTTGCTGCTTTGCTAGATGACAGTGACTTGTCACGTTTTGGGTCTGATGATGAGGATTTTGAGTTAGAAGAAGATTTTGTTATTAAGGCAAACGTTCCCGACGGAGCAGTTAATGTGGAACTTGACAAGAATTTAAGCCTGCCCGAGAAATTGAATGTTGACAAAGTAGGAAGCAGCGATACAACTGGGCATGTGCAGAGAAATGAGGCTAAGTTTGCAACTTTTGAAGAGAAGCCAAGAGCACGTCGCTTGCTGGATGAACAGTTTGATCTG CTTGAACTTGAAGAGTATTGCTCGGAAACTGAAGATGAATATGATGAAGAGATGTTGGAGGAAAATGAGCATCATGAATCCCTTGCAGAAAAGCTTAATCATGCATTTAAGGAGTGTGCCATTGATAATAATGGACCAGATGATGGGGAATTGCTTGAACCTGCAGCTGATGTCATAAGCCGGTGCAGAGAATATGCTGAGAAGTATGAAAATGAAAATCCAGAGGAAGAGACTGCTCTTTTTGAGGAAAGTAGCAGTGACTCAGAAGTATGGGATTGCGAAACTATAGTGTCAACGTATTCAAATCTTGATAACCACCCTGGAAAAATTGTAGCTCCTGAGTCTAGGAGAAAAAAGCTGCTCCCTGCTATTTCTGAAGCCTCGCCTATAATATCCCTAAAAGGAAAAGAGAAGCTTCCTGTTGACTATTTGCCGAGCAAGGGAAAGCATTCAGTGCAAAAGGAGGATAAGAAAAAGCGAGGTTCAGAAAAGGAGGAAAAGGATGACTCAAAGACAGAACAACTTAAAAGAAAGCAACATGGCCAAGAGTCAaaggaggaaaagaaagaaagaaag GCTGCTGTGAAGGAAGAACGGCGCGAGGCACGTCGTATGAAAAAAGAGACAAAGGAACTATATAAGTGTGAAGCACAGCGCGCACAGAAGGTTGCTGCTTTTACTTTACCATCCGCGATACATCTTAT Gtga